A genomic region of Runella rosea contains the following coding sequences:
- a CDS encoding HlyD family secretion protein translates to MNRTYLSLFLLLGLAACNGDNQEFDASGVFEADEVIISSESVGKILRFEVEEGTELKAGQVIGSIDCTNLSLQKAQIEASIDALGQKTNDAAPQTQIIREQLVSQQRQIATQREQLRILERERKRIENLVKAEAVPAKQLDDVEGQIEVLKKQIEATESQVSVLNQQIKSQQQQVSIQNRGVLSERKPLEERIAQMNDQLQRCNITNPIDGTVLVKYATTDEMTATGKALYKIANLSTLTLRAYITGDQLAKIKLNQPVKVFVDNGKDAYKEVSGTVTWIASKAEFTPKTIQTKDERANLVYATKIKVKNDGYLKIGMYGEVKL, encoded by the coding sequence ATGAATCGCACTTACCTCTCTCTTTTTCTTCTCCTTGGCTTGGCTGCTTGCAATGGCGACAACCAAGAATTTGACGCCAGCGGCGTTTTTGAAGCCGACGAAGTGATTATTTCGTCCGAATCAGTCGGAAAAATCCTCCGATTTGAGGTGGAAGAAGGTACCGAGCTGAAAGCTGGTCAAGTCATCGGGAGCATTGATTGTACAAATCTCTCGCTCCAAAAAGCCCAAATCGAAGCCAGCATTGATGCATTAGGCCAAAAAACCAACGACGCTGCGCCCCAAACGCAGATTATCCGTGAGCAACTTGTTTCGCAACAACGCCAGATTGCCACCCAACGTGAGCAATTGCGGATTCTGGAACGCGAGCGCAAACGCATTGAAAATCTCGTCAAAGCCGAAGCCGTTCCAGCCAAACAATTGGACGATGTCGAAGGACAAATAGAGGTTTTGAAAAAGCAAATCGAAGCCACCGAAAGTCAGGTAAGCGTGCTGAATCAACAGATTAAATCACAACAACAACAGGTTTCAATTCAAAATCGTGGCGTGTTGAGCGAGCGCAAACCATTAGAAGAACGCATTGCTCAGATGAACGACCAACTCCAACGTTGCAACATCACCAACCCGATTGATGGCACCGTGTTGGTCAAATACGCCACCACCGACGAAATGACCGCTACCGGAAAAGCTTTGTATAAAATCGCCAATCTTTCGACGCTCACGCTGCGGGCCTACATCACGGGCGACCAGCTCGCCAAAATCAAGCTTAATCAACCCGTAAAAGTATTTGTGGACAACGGAAAAGATGCCTACAAAGAAGTAAGCGGAACCGTGACGTGGATTGCGAGTAAAGCCGAATTTACGCCCAAGACCATTCAGACCAAAGACGAGCGCGCCAACTTGGTGTATGCGACCAAAATCAAGGTCAAAAATGACGGCTACCTCAAAATCGGCATGTACGGGGAAGTTAAATTGTAA
- a CDS encoding ABC transporter ATP-binding protein, producing MATVHVENIKKTYEKGSVLALDNVSFDVKSGELFGLIGPDGAGKTSLFRILTTLLLPDGGHAQVAGLDVVNDLWKIRRIVGYMPGKFSLYQDLSIEENLQFFATVFNTTVEKNYHLIEDIYVQIEPFKKRLAGKLSGGMKQKLALCCALIHEPQVLFLDEPTTGVDPVSRKEFWDMLDRLKARGITIVVSTPYMDEASRCDRIALIQKGKILELNTLTKIIERHAQNLYAVNANNRYQLMHDLRKPAEIESSFAFGEEQHVTLRTPENGENYLIDYLTQTGHSDITVRKIEPTIEDVFIKLMLENQ from the coding sequence ATGGCAACAGTCCACGTAGAAAATATCAAAAAAACGTACGAGAAAGGCAGCGTCTTGGCCCTTGACAACGTCAGTTTTGACGTAAAATCAGGCGAGTTGTTTGGCCTCATCGGCCCCGACGGCGCGGGCAAAACCTCCCTTTTTCGGATTTTGACCACCCTCCTCCTCCCCGACGGCGGCCACGCCCAAGTTGCAGGGCTGGACGTAGTCAACGATTTGTGGAAAATCCGGCGCATCGTGGGCTACATGCCGGGGAAGTTTTCGCTGTACCAAGATTTGAGCATTGAGGAAAATCTCCAGTTTTTCGCCACCGTTTTCAACACAACGGTCGAGAAAAACTACCACTTGATTGAAGACATTTACGTACAGATTGAGCCCTTCAAAAAACGCTTGGCGGGCAAACTTTCGGGCGGGATGAAGCAGAAATTGGCGCTTTGTTGCGCCCTCATTCACGAGCCCCAAGTGCTGTTTTTAGATGAGCCCACCACGGGCGTTGACCCCGTATCCCGCAAAGAATTCTGGGACATGCTCGACCGCCTCAAAGCCCGGGGCATCACGATTGTGGTATCTACCCCTTACATGGACGAAGCAAGTCGCTGTGACCGCATCGCCCTGATTCAGAAAGGAAAGATTTTGGAATTGAACACGCTGACAAAAATCATCGAACGCCATGCCCAAAACCTCTACGCCGTCAATGCCAACAACCGTTACCAGCTAATGCACGACCTGCGAAAACCTGCCGAAATCGAAAGTTCTTTTGCCTTCGGCGAAGAGCAACACGTAACGCTCCGTACCCCAGAAAACGGCGAAAATTACCTCATTGATTATCTTACCCAAACGGGCCATTCGGACATTACAGTCAGGAAAATCGAACCCACCATCGAGGATGTTTTCATCAAACTCATGCTCGAAAACCAATAA
- a CDS encoding ABC transporter ATP-binding protein, with translation MPQSVIYTHQLTRKFGDFVAVDAITFEVQQGEIFGFLGANGAGKTTAMRILCGLLSPTSGQATVAGFDVYRQNEEIKKHIGYMSQKFSLYENLTVRENIQFFGGIYGLSRQELKDKTNVLIDRLGLHNEANKLVGALPLGWKQKISFSVAILHRPKIVFLDEPTGGVDPITRRQFWDMIYEAAHDGITVFVTTHYMDEAEYCDRVSIMVDGAIAALDTPAGLKKQFNAHNMDEVFLQLARGAKRGD, from the coding sequence ATGCCGCAGTCGGTCATTTATACCCACCAACTTACCCGCAAATTTGGCGATTTTGTGGCCGTTGATGCCATTACGTTTGAAGTACAGCAAGGCGAAATTTTTGGATTTCTGGGGGCCAACGGTGCCGGAAAAACCACCGCCATGCGCATCTTGTGCGGGTTGCTTTCTCCGACCTCGGGGCAGGCCACCGTTGCGGGTTTTGATGTGTATCGTCAAAACGAAGAAATCAAAAAGCACATCGGCTACATGAGCCAAAAGTTTTCCTTGTACGAAAACCTGACCGTGCGCGAAAACATTCAGTTTTTCGGTGGCATTTACGGCCTTTCGCGTCAGGAATTGAAAGACAAAACCAACGTGCTCATCGACCGCCTCGGCCTGCACAACGAAGCCAACAAACTAGTGGGCGCCTTGCCGTTGGGCTGGAAACAAAAAATCTCATTTTCTGTCGCCATCCTTCACCGCCCCAAAATTGTGTTTCTCGACGAACCCACCGGTGGCGTAGACCCGATTACCCGTCGGCAGTTTTGGGACATGATTTACGAAGCCGCCCACGACGGTATCACGGTGTTTGTCACCACGCACTACATGGACGAAGCCGAATACTGCGACCGCGTTTCTATCATGGTGGACGGGGCCATTGCGGCATTGGATACTCCCGCAGGGCTCAAAAAACAATTTAATGCCCACAATATGGATGAGGTATTTCTGCAATTGGCGCGCGGAGCGAAGAGAGGAGATTAA
- a CDS encoding ABC transporter permease: MKTFFAFIQKEFRHVLRDKRSLVILFGLPVVMMILFGFALSSEVKNSNVAILDYAQDDASRLLIDRIDQSQYFSVHQKLHSEAEIEQVFRKGQVRLVVIFPQHFQQDLLHSNHVQVRLVGDASDPNTSNIVINYASSIFRDYQNELSNNKKLPYSIETETRMLYNPQLKSSYNFVPGVMTLILMLLGAMMTSVSIVKEKEMGTMEILLVSPMRPLLVVLSKAIPYMVLCFIDVVIILLLAVFLLEMPIRGSLFLLLAESLLFILTTLSLGLLVSSVVDSQQTAMFFSLVGFLMPALVFSGFMFPIENMPLPLRIMSNIVPTKWYYSIVRAIMVKGLGFSYVIKQTLILVGMTVFFLGIAIRKFKIRLA, from the coding sequence ATGAAAACCTTTTTCGCCTTCATCCAAAAAGAATTCCGACACGTATTGCGCGATAAACGCAGTTTGGTGATTTTGTTTGGCTTACCCGTCGTGATGATGATTCTGTTTGGTTTTGCATTGTCGAGCGAAGTCAAAAACTCCAACGTCGCCATCCTTGATTACGCCCAAGACGATGCATCGCGCCTGCTGATTGACCGAATCGACCAGAGCCAGTACTTCAGCGTGCACCAAAAACTACATTCGGAGGCCGAGATTGAACAAGTTTTTCGAAAAGGGCAAGTACGTTTAGTGGTTATTTTTCCACAACACTTTCAGCAGGACCTGCTCCACAGCAATCACGTGCAGGTACGCCTCGTTGGCGATGCCTCCGACCCCAACACGTCCAACATCGTCATCAACTATGCGTCAAGTATTTTTCGGGATTACCAGAATGAATTAAGCAATAACAAAAAACTACCGTACAGCATTGAGACCGAAACCCGGATGCTATACAACCCTCAGCTAAAAAGCTCGTACAACTTTGTTCCGGGCGTAATGACCCTGATTTTGATGCTGTTGGGTGCCATGATGACCTCGGTTTCGATTGTCAAAGAAAAAGAAATGGGCACCATGGAAATTCTGTTGGTATCGCCCATGCGTCCGCTGTTGGTGGTGCTGAGCAAGGCCATTCCGTACATGGTGCTGTGTTTTATCGACGTTGTCATCATTCTGCTCTTAGCGGTTTTCCTGTTGGAGATGCCCATTCGCGGCAGCTTGTTTTTACTGTTGGCCGAAAGCCTGCTGTTTATACTCACCACACTTTCGTTGGGACTTCTGGTTTCGTCCGTGGTTGATTCGCAGCAAACGGCCATGTTTTTTTCATTGGTGGGTTTTCTAATGCCCGCGTTGGTGTTCAGCGGTTTTATGTTTCCTATAGAAAACATGCCTTTACCACTTCGAATAATGAGCAACATCGTGCCAACCAAATGGTATTACAGCATCGTACGGGCCATCATGGTCAAAGGATTAGGCTTTTCGTACGTCATCAAACAAACCTTGATTCTGGTCGGCATGACCGTCTTTTTTCTGGGTATCGCCATTCGTAAATTCAAAATTCGGCTGGCTTAA
- a CDS encoding ABC transporter permease: MRNLFFLLQKEFRQIFRNPTILRMILLMPIIQLIVIPLAADYEIKQISISVVDQDHSPYARKLVQKLTASGYFQLVEYTQSYAQATQTVGDGKTDLILTIPPHFERDLIKLNKGQLYLAADAVNGVRAGLGTAYASQMIGDFNREIREEWMLLPKFNEIPQIEITSANWFNQHFDYHLFMVPGIMAILVTMVGAFLTALNIVAEKEVGTIEQINVTPLKKHEFILGKLIPFWVLGMVSITLGMLIAFVVFRILPVGSYLTVYAFSAVYLLGVLGIGLLISTFADTQQQATLFAFFCMMVFILLGGLYTPIESMPDWAQWLTKANPPAYFIKVIRAVYIKGSTFTDLLPDFFAMVGFAILFNGLAVLNYRKRSA; the protein is encoded by the coding sequence ATGAGAAATCTTTTCTTCTTACTGCAAAAAGAGTTTCGGCAAATTTTCCGAAATCCGACCATCCTGCGGATGATTTTGTTGATGCCCATCATTCAGCTCATCGTCATTCCGTTGGCCGCCGATTACGAAATCAAACAGATTTCCATCAGCGTAGTCGACCAAGACCATTCTCCTTACGCTCGGAAGTTGGTCCAAAAGCTGACGGCTTCGGGCTATTTTCAGTTAGTCGAGTACACCCAATCTTACGCGCAGGCTACCCAAACCGTAGGCGATGGCAAAACCGATTTGATTTTAACCATCCCTCCCCATTTTGAGCGCGACCTGATTAAGTTAAACAAAGGTCAATTGTATTTGGCCGCCGATGCCGTCAATGGCGTTCGGGCGGGCTTGGGTACGGCCTACGCCTCCCAAATGATTGGGGATTTTAACCGTGAAATTCGGGAAGAATGGATGCTTTTGCCAAAGTTTAACGAAATTCCACAAATTGAAATTACTTCGGCCAATTGGTTCAACCAGCACTTTGATTATCACCTGTTTATGGTTCCGGGCATCATGGCCATTCTGGTCACGATGGTGGGGGCTTTTCTGACCGCGCTCAACATCGTTGCCGAAAAAGAAGTGGGTACCATTGAGCAAATCAACGTCACGCCCCTCAAAAAACACGAGTTTATTCTCGGAAAACTGATTCCATTTTGGGTATTAGGCATGGTTTCTATCACGCTCGGAATGCTGATTGCATTTGTCGTATTTCGCATCCTGCCCGTAGGCTCGTACCTGACCGTTTATGCTTTTTCGGCGGTGTATTTATTGGGCGTTTTGGGAATCGGGCTGCTCATCAGCACCTTTGCCGATACCCAACAACAGGCTACCCTCTTCGCTTTTTTCTGCATGATGGTGTTCATTTTGTTGGGTGGCCTGTACACGCCCATCGAAAGTATGCCCGACTGGGCGCAGTGGCTGACGAAAGCCAACCCGCCCGCGTACTTCATCAAAGTTATCCGGGCCGTTTACATCAAGGGAAGCACCTTCACCGACCTGCTACCTGACTTTTTTGCCATGGTCGGTTTTGCCATTTTGTTTAATGGATTGGCGGTCTTGAATTATCGAAAAAGAAGTGCGTAA
- a CDS encoding GNAT family N-acetyltransferase yields the protein MNIVIRKGTPEDFPAILQLIQEFAVFQKTPEKVTITLDQMLENKDLFQCLVVEKEDDQLIGFASFFMAYYSWSGKALYLDDLYVKKEFRGHQIGTQLLDRLIDYANTEQCKKVRWQVSNWNKEAIEFYKKMGAKVDDTEINCDLYL from the coding sequence ATGAATATTGTGATTCGCAAAGGAACGCCCGAGGATTTTCCTGCTATTCTCCAACTGATTCAGGAATTCGCGGTGTTTCAGAAGACGCCCGAAAAAGTGACCATTACCCTCGACCAAATGCTGGAAAACAAAGACCTTTTTCAGTGTCTTGTGGTGGAGAAGGAAGATGACCAACTCATCGGTTTTGCCTCTTTTTTCATGGCCTATTATTCATGGTCGGGCAAGGCGCTGTATCTGGATGATTTGTACGTAAAAAAAGAATTTAGAGGTCACCAAATTGGCACTCAATTACTTGACCGACTGATTGATTACGCCAACACCGAACAGTGCAAAAAAGTCCGCTGGCAAGTCTCCAACTGGAACAAAGAAGCCATCGAATTTTACAAAAAAATGGGTGCAAAAGTCGATGATACTGAAATCAATTGTGACCTGTATTTATAA
- the glgP gene encoding alpha-glucan family phosphorylase: MAKKLPSAYAHPYAIDPRFKKSVAYFSMEFAIDQALKTYSGGLGFLAGSHMKSAHDLRQNLIGIGILWKHGYYDQVRATDNSMVPQFREKMYSFLKDTGIRFQITIAYQPVWVAAYFLDPKLFGTVPMFFLTTDTDGNEPWARQISYHLYDSDAAVKVMQCMLLGIGGAKFLDEIGYEPDIYHLNEAHAVSSVYYLYKKLGKRESVKKRLVFTTHTPEEAGNEKHDIHFLESLSFFAGVPLHSVRKITGIGPHDTVFSHSLAALRLSHQANAVSKLHGEVSRRMWSAAGDICEITHVTNSQHKASWVDAELEKARVENDLDGLENRKKELKRELFKTVADQVGKLFDPNILTVVWARRFAAYKRPELLTRDRERFDRLMRNKDFPIQFIWAGKPYPKDEGAIYTFNQLFYLSHLYPNMAVLTGYELALSKELKQGSDVWLNTPIVPREASGTSGMTAAMNASLNFSTYDGWVCEFSRHGENSFIVPVASESARDWEDMSNMLNVLENEILPLYYERPNDWQEMVLRSMNEVGGFFNSDRMAAEYYEKVYK, encoded by the coding sequence ATGGCTAAAAAACTTCCTTCAGCGTATGCCCATCCGTACGCGATAGACCCCCGTTTCAAAAAATCGGTGGCTTATTTTTCGATGGAATTTGCCATTGACCAAGCCCTAAAAACGTACTCGGGAGGGCTGGGGTTTCTGGCGGGCTCGCACATGAAAAGCGCTCATGATTTGCGTCAGAATCTCATCGGTATCGGTATTTTGTGGAAACATGGGTACTATGACCAAGTGCGGGCTACCGACAACAGCATGGTGCCACAGTTTCGGGAAAAAATGTATAGTTTCCTGAAAGACACTGGCATTCGATTTCAAATCACCATCGCCTATCAACCCGTTTGGGTAGCCGCTTATTTTTTGGACCCGAAGCTGTTTGGAACGGTCCCGATGTTTTTTTTAACGACCGACACCGACGGAAACGAGCCGTGGGCCCGCCAAATATCCTATCATCTTTATGATTCTGATGCCGCCGTAAAAGTGATGCAATGTATGCTTCTGGGCATCGGCGGAGCCAAGTTTTTGGATGAAATCGGTTACGAACCCGATATTTATCACCTCAACGAAGCCCACGCGGTATCGTCGGTGTATTATTTGTATAAAAAGTTGGGCAAGAGGGAATCTGTCAAAAAAAGATTGGTTTTTACGACGCATACGCCCGAAGAAGCAGGCAACGAAAAACACGATATTCACTTTTTGGAGAGCCTAAGTTTTTTTGCAGGTGTTCCGCTGCATAGTGTTCGAAAAATCACGGGTATCGGCCCGCACGACACCGTTTTTAGTCATTCATTGGCGGCGCTGCGGTTGAGTCATCAGGCCAATGCCGTTTCCAAATTGCACGGCGAAGTATCGCGTAGAATGTGGAGTGCCGCGGGAGATATTTGTGAGATTACGCACGTGACCAATTCGCAGCATAAAGCCTCTTGGGTGGACGCTGAACTCGAAAAGGCGCGCGTTGAAAATGATTTGGATGGATTGGAAAACCGTAAAAAAGAACTCAAACGAGAACTTTTCAAAACCGTTGCCGATCAGGTCGGTAAGTTGTTTGACCCCAATATTTTGACGGTCGTTTGGGCCCGACGCTTTGCCGCCTACAAGCGCCCCGAACTCCTTACCCGCGACCGCGAGCGGTTTGACCGACTCATGCGAAATAAAGATTTTCCGATTCAGTTTATCTGGGCAGGAAAACCGTATCCGAAAGATGAAGGTGCCATTTATACTTTCAACCAACTGTTTTATCTGAGTCATTTATACCCAAACATGGCGGTGTTGACGGGCTACGAATTGGCGTTGTCGAAAGAACTGAAACAGGGTTCTGATGTGTGGCTCAATACCCCGATTGTCCCGCGTGAGGCGTCGGGAACGAGCGGTATGACGGCGGCTATGAACGCCAGTCTGAATTTTTCAACTTACGACGGCTGGGTGTGTGAGTTTTCGCGGCACGGCGAGAATTCTTTCATTGTACCCGTAGCGTCGGAATCGGCACGCGATTGGGAAGATATGTCGAATATGTTGAATGTGTTGGAAAATGAGATACTGCCGCTGTATTATGAGCGCCCCAACGATTGGCAGGAAATGGTTTTGCGAAGCATGAACGAAGTTGGGGGCTTTTTCAACTCCGACCGCATGGCGGCGGAGTATTATGAGAAAGTGTATAAGTAA
- a CDS encoding DUF3871 family protein, protein MELQLVNNHSLVPVSKQEIITSSTEVAFIQANTIPMSLAELEQQHLIPVFVKDNEPVISHQDFINCALEIVNQVFPNETILSPAIRVSHPIKGRIPEAKDKRAKDLLPHEETIYFERMMFVIEVASIRDRINGNELSLTIGGVKAYNLDNLYNRKGADEHFKIFIGFQNKVCCNLCVWSDGLVLNLKAKHLSQLMKGIYELVLGYKMNNHLKAMQSMTEAYLTEHQFATMIGRARLYQFLPAEEKKLVPRLHFGDSQISSIARDYYHDVSFCKRDNGDISLWKVYNLFTGANKQSYIDSFLGRSVNAFELVGSISHAIQQQEYHWFLS, encoded by the coding sequence ATGGAACTGCAACTCGTCAATAATCACTCTTTAGTACCTGTTTCTAAGCAGGAAATCATCACCTCCTCAACAGAAGTGGCTTTTATACAGGCCAATACGATTCCCATGTCTTTGGCAGAATTGGAACAACAGCACTTAATTCCAGTCTTTGTAAAAGATAATGAGCCAGTGATTTCACATCAGGATTTTATTAATTGTGCCTTAGAAATTGTCAATCAGGTTTTTCCCAATGAGACTATCTTATCTCCTGCCATCAGGGTATCCCACCCAATCAAGGGTAGGATTCCTGAGGCCAAAGATAAAAGGGCCAAAGACCTGCTGCCACATGAAGAAACCATTTACTTTGAAAGAATGATGTTTGTGATTGAAGTAGCCAGCATTAGGGACAGAATCAATGGGAATGAGTTATCTTTGACCATTGGTGGAGTAAAGGCTTACAATCTTGATAACCTCTACAACAGAAAAGGAGCTGATGAGCACTTCAAAATCTTCATTGGTTTTCAGAACAAAGTGTGCTGTAACCTGTGTGTTTGGTCCGATGGATTGGTTCTTAACCTGAAAGCAAAGCACCTATCACAGCTGATGAAGGGGATTTATGAACTGGTATTGGGCTACAAAATGAACAATCATCTCAAAGCCATGCAATCTATGACAGAAGCCTATCTTACAGAGCATCAATTTGCAACTATGATTGGCAGGGCAAGATTATACCAATTCCTGCCTGCTGAGGAAAAGAAGTTGGTGCCAAGACTCCATTTTGGTGATTCTCAAATCAGTTCAATAGCCAGAGATTATTATCACGATGTATCATTCTGTAAAAGGGACAATGGTGACATTAGCCTCTGGAAAGTGTATAACCTCTTCACCGGAGCCAATAAGCAGAGTTATATTGATTCTTTTTTGGGCAGGTCTGTCAATGCTTTTGAACTTGTGGGCAGTATTAGCCATGCCATTCAACAGCAAGAGTACCATTGGTTCTTATCTTAA
- a CDS encoding AAA family ATPase — translation MQLQPAQRKNVKIKLGLQGSSGSGKTYSALLMAFGLVNDWKQIAVIDTENQSASLYAHLGSFYILPLKPPFSPELYIQAIKVCTEAKIQVVIIDSLSLEWEYILDAHSQLTGNSYTNWAKFTPRHQQLIQAILQADCHIICTLRAKQDYVLNEKNGKQVPEKVGMKPIQREGTDYELTLVFELDNKHHAIATKDRTGLFAGQPEFTITAQTGKLIYNWCQLGQSDKPFHEYIIECQTMDELRELYLSHPEYQQSHLSYFNQRKTQLQTPVSTILSQTLSTNGTATRQ, via the coding sequence ATGCAATTACAACCAGCACAACGTAAAAATGTCAAAATCAAATTAGGGCTACAGGGCAGCTCAGGTAGTGGAAAAACCTATTCTGCTTTGCTCATGGCTTTTGGACTGGTCAATGACTGGAAGCAAATAGCTGTCATTGATACTGAAAATCAAAGTGCTTCACTTTATGCTCACTTAGGTAGTTTTTATATTCTACCCTTAAAGCCACCCTTCTCTCCTGAACTCTACATTCAGGCTATTAAGGTATGCACTGAGGCCAAAATACAGGTGGTTATCATTGATAGTTTGAGTTTAGAATGGGAGTATATCTTGGATGCTCATTCACAGCTGACAGGCAACAGTTACACCAACTGGGCTAAATTCACTCCTAGACATCAACAGCTGATTCAAGCTATTCTACAAGCAGATTGCCATATCATCTGTACCCTCAGAGCCAAACAGGATTATGTACTGAATGAGAAAAATGGCAAGCAAGTGCCTGAAAAGGTAGGAATGAAGCCAATCCAAAGAGAAGGCACTGATTATGAACTCACATTGGTCTTTGAACTGGACAATAAACACCATGCCATCGCGACCAAAGACCGTACAGGATTATTTGCAGGACAACCTGAATTCACCATTACTGCTCAAACTGGAAAACTCATATATAATTGGTGCCAATTAGGACAATCTGATAAACCTTTTCATGAGTATATCATTGAATGTCAAACTATGGATGAATTAAGAGAACTCTATTTGTCACATCCTGAGTATCAGCAATCTCACCTGAGCTATTTCAATCAGCGTAAAACCCAACTACAAACTCCTGTTTCTACTATTCTATCTCAAACTCTATCTACCAATGGAACTGCAACTCGTCAATAA
- a CDS encoding DndE family protein, with product MIRFKIDNESTDLLDRITNIYNFKRDTITGRIALALSINKGKMFHENENSLPQNGREYSPTSNIFGRLVNDTDNYVLYKTIFDQHYGKELSEIEFIKLYKFHLRDGLDLWINELEKGDITNGDHISFLLKPIKNGLILRSNTVKISSTNVVLNAMKEFTSLLTFELGKTENGEVFEIKINDLREFDNRNIAIAGMAGSGKTQLIKDILYQISKKTNNELKFIFFDYKGEGNLSQLKPFLDASNCEFIDIVNDNGIKFNPLLSISLDERQRPFSIKAFVDTIATFVPNIGVAQKNILTNIISNLFDSKIHTYPTINELFNAIEVYYYENNRKQDTLFAGIQDLTINIFNCDVNNPNILEKSLYLNLPPALSDTLRQLLVFLLLRYFNTYFSSTNDCEPTDHIFPLRYIIVIDEVHIYLKNKNARKSLEELLRLLRSKGVIIIMLSQGAEDYKTKDFDFASQVKLPICLNIQNKDYKVISNFIGTPISKYKLEAEIKKLESGKGLINIRDPKILELRQWWKTRKEENL from the coding sequence AATATCTACAATTTCAAGAGAGACACTATAACTGGAAGAATTGCTCTTGCATTAAGTATTAACAAAGGGAAAATGTTTCACGAAAATGAAAATAGTTTACCCCAAAATGGTCGAGAATACTCTCCTACAAGTAACATATTTGGTCGTTTAGTTAACGACACTGATAATTATGTTTTATATAAAACAATATTCGACCAACATTATGGAAAAGAACTTTCTGAAATTGAATTTATAAAACTTTACAAATTTCATCTGCGTGATGGTTTAGATTTATGGATAAATGAATTAGAGAAAGGAGATATTACTAATGGTGACCATATTTCATTCTTGTTAAAACCAATTAAAAATGGATTAATATTAAGGTCTAATACTGTTAAAATTAGCAGCACAAATGTAGTTTTAAATGCTATGAAAGAATTTACTTCTTTGCTTACATTTGAATTAGGAAAGACTGAAAATGGCGAAGTTTTTGAAATTAAAATTAATGATCTTAGAGAATTCGACAATAGAAATATTGCTATTGCGGGAATGGCAGGTTCGGGAAAAACCCAACTAATAAAAGACATCCTGTATCAAATATCTAAGAAAACAAACAATGAACTAAAGTTTATCTTTTTTGATTATAAAGGTGAAGGAAATCTTTCTCAGCTGAAGCCTTTTTTGGATGCCTCAAACTGTGAGTTTATTGATATTGTTAACGACAATGGTATCAAATTCAACCCTTTACTTTCAATTTCATTAGATGAGAGACAACGACCTTTTAGTATTAAAGCTTTTGTTGATACAATAGCTACATTTGTACCTAATATTGGTGTTGCTCAAAAAAACATTTTAACTAATATTATTTCTAATCTTTTTGATAGCAAAATACATACGTATCCTACTATTAATGAACTATTTAACGCAATTGAGGTATATTATTACGAAAATAATAGAAAACAAGACACATTATTTGCAGGGATTCAAGATTTAACAATAAATATTTTCAATTGCGATGTAAACAACCCAAATATACTTGAAAAGAGTTTATATCTAAACCTTCCCCCTGCGCTTTCTGATACCTTAAGACAGCTTCTCGTTTTTTTATTATTGAGATATTTTAATACGTACTTCAGCTCCACAAACGATTGTGAGCCAACGGATCATATTTTTCCACTCCGATATATTATAGTTATTGACGAAGTACACATTTATTTAAAAAATAAAAATGCACGAAAATCACTAGAAGAACTTCTAAGGCTTTTAAGGTCAAAAGGTGTAATTATCATTATGCTTTCACAAGGTGCCGAAGACTATAAAACTAAGGATTTTGATTTTGCCTCTCAAGTAAAATTACCAATCTGCTTAAATATTCAAAACAAAGATTATAAAGTTATAAGTAATTTCATTGGTACACCAATTAGTAAGTACAAACTTGAAGCAGAAATAAAAAAATTAGAATCTGGAAAAGGACTTATAAACATTAGAGACCCAAAAATTTTAGAGTTAAGACAATGGTGGAAAACTAGAAAAGAGGAGAATTTATAA